A single genomic interval of Aegicerativicinus sediminis harbors:
- a CDS encoding DUF4920 domain-containing protein, which produces MTYFKTIVLATLLISVVSCKSDEKEQSNEENISIEVATAESGYKSFGESISSEGALAMNNAEEKFKNLQLGDTIPMKLSAEVVKVCQAKGCWMTLNTPEGEEVMVKFKDYGFFVPKDIDGREVILDGNAFLEEVSIEDQRHLAEDAGKSEEEIAAITTPKKSFGFVANGVLVSGE; this is translated from the coding sequence ATGACTTACTTTAAAACTATTGTTCTTGCTACTCTACTAATTTCTGTTGTTTCATGTAAATCTGACGAAAAGGAGCAATCAAATGAAGAAAATATAAGTATTGAAGTGGCAACTGCCGAAAGTGGTTACAAATCTTTCGGGGAGTCTATTTCTAGTGAAGGTGCCCTTGCAATGAATAATGCTGAAGAAAAGTTTAAGAATTTGCAATTAGGTGATACCATCCCAATGAAACTATCTGCAGAAGTTGTGAAAGTTTGTCAAGCTAAAGGTTGTTGGATGACGCTCAACACGCCAGAAGGCGAAGAGGTCATGGTTAAATTTAAGGACTATGGTTTTTTTGTTCCAAAGGATATTGATGGCAGAGAGGTAATCTTAGATGGTAATGCGTTTTTGGAAGAGGTTTCTATTGAAGATCAGCGTCATTTAGCTGAGGATGCAGGCAAATCTGAAGAAGAAATTGCGGCAATTACAACACCTAAAAAATCTTTTGGTTTCGTTGCGAATGGAGTTTTAGTTTCCGGTGAGTGA
- the dnaJ gene encoding molecular chaperone DnaJ, producing MKEDYYDILGVSKGATADEIKKAYRKKAIKYHPDKNPDNKEAETKFKQAAEAYEVLSNPDKRARYDQFGHQAFEGAGGFGGGMNMDDIFSQFGDIFGSAFGGGFSGFGGGFGGGQRRVKGSNLRIRVNLDLEDIANGVEKKIKVKRKVQAPGTTYKTCTSCNGSGQVTRITNTILGRMQTSSPCTACGGAGEVIDKKPSDADAQGLKLVEETVSVKIPAGVVDGMQLKVTGKGNDAPGNGIPGDLLVAIQENEHPTLKREGDNLHYDLYVSIPDAVLGASKEIDTVSGKVRIKLDAGVQSGKILRLRGKGIPSINGYGSGDLLVHVNVWTPKTLSKQQREFFENMRSDDHFDPKPESSDKSFFEKVKDMFS from the coding sequence ATGAAAGAAGATTATTACGATATACTTGGCGTAAGCAAAGGAGCAACTGCTGACGAAATTAAAAAGGCCTATCGAAAGAAAGCCATAAAATATCACCCGGATAAAAATCCAGATAATAAAGAGGCAGAAACCAAATTTAAACAGGCTGCAGAGGCTTATGAAGTATTGAGTAATCCAGATAAAAGGGCGAGATACGATCAATTTGGTCACCAAGCATTTGAAGGAGCCGGTGGATTTGGTGGCGGCATGAATATGGATGATATCTTCAGTCAGTTCGGTGACATTTTTGGCAGTGCCTTTGGCGGAGGATTTTCGGGCTTCGGAGGAGGCTTTGGAGGAGGTCAAAGACGAGTTAAAGGGAGTAATCTTCGTATTCGTGTAAACCTAGATTTGGAAGACATAGCAAATGGCGTTGAAAAGAAAATCAAGGTTAAAAGAAAAGTTCAAGCACCTGGTACCACATATAAAACATGTACTAGCTGTAATGGTAGCGGTCAAGTAACCCGAATAACCAATACAATTTTAGGAAGAATGCAAACTTCATCACCCTGTACAGCATGTGGTGGAGCAGGTGAGGTAATTGATAAAAAACCATCCGATGCAGACGCACAAGGATTGAAGTTAGTAGAAGAAACTGTCTCAGTTAAAATCCCTGCTGGTGTTGTAGATGGTATGCAATTAAAGGTTACTGGTAAAGGTAATGACGCTCCCGGAAATGGTATCCCGGGCGATTTGTTGGTAGCCATACAAGAAAATGAACACCCTACATTGAAACGCGAAGGGGACAATCTCCATTATGATTTATATGTTAGTATTCCTGATGCGGTTTTAGGTGCCTCCAAAGAAATCGATACGGTATCCGGAAAGGTTCGTATTAAGTTAGATGCAGGTGTACAAAGCGGAAAAATTTTAAGGCTTAGAGGAAAGGGGATACCCAGCATAAACGGTTATGGATCAGGGGATTTGTTAGTTCATGTAAATGTTTGGACCCCGAAAACCTTAAGTAAACAACAGAGGGAATTCTTCGAAAACATGCGTAGCGACGATCATTTCGACCCTAAACCGGAAAGTTCTGATAAATCCTTTTTTGAAAAAGTAAAGGATATGTTTTCCTGA
- a CDS encoding nucleotide exchange factor GrpE encodes MSEKIEDINDQSENGNLVDDQLENHSETDDQNNVELDEPTEEEKLKEELGKERDKFMRLFAEFENYKKRTSKERIELFKTANQDVMVSLLPVLDDFDRAYVEISKTNEKSLLKGVELISNKLRDVLKNKGLEEMTVTQGDSFDSEIHEAVTQITAPSKELKGKIIDVIEKGYKLGEKIIRYPKVVIGQ; translated from the coding sequence ATGAGCGAAAAAATTGAAGATATAAACGATCAATCGGAAAACGGTAATTTGGTAGATGACCAATTAGAAAATCATTCTGAAACAGATGACCAAAATAATGTTGAATTAGATGAGCCAACTGAGGAGGAGAAATTAAAAGAGGAACTTGGCAAGGAGCGCGACAAATTCATGCGTTTATTTGCAGAATTTGAAAACTACAAGAAGCGTACATCCAAGGAACGAATTGAGCTTTTTAAAACTGCTAATCAGGATGTAATGGTTTCATTATTGCCGGTCCTAGATGATTTTGATCGGGCATATGTAGAAATCTCAAAAACCAATGAGAAAAGTTTGCTTAAAGGAGTAGAATTAATCAGTAATAAATTACGTGATGTTCTAAAAAATAAAGGGTTGGAGGAAATGACTGTAACCCAAGGTGACTCTTTCGATTCAGAAATTCATGAAGCAGTCACACAAATTACTGCCCCTTCCAAGGAATTAAAAGGCAAAATTATTGATGTTATCGAAAAGGGATACAAATTAGGAGAAAAGATAATTAGGTATCCTAAAGTGGTGATAGGTCAATAA
- a CDS encoding nucleoside triphosphate pyrophosphohydrolase family protein: MKDKIDAVKAFHTAFKLGYKESPSADLGLEKNMLRYKLMREENEEYLEAANNGDLVEVADALGDMLYILCGTIIEHGLQHKIEEVFEEIQRSNMSKLGADGQPIYREDGKVLKGPNYFKPDIESILGN; the protein is encoded by the coding sequence ATGAAAGATAAAATTGATGCTGTAAAAGCTTTCCACACCGCCTTTAAATTAGGATATAAAGAGTCACCGTCTGCTGATTTGGGGCTTGAGAAAAATATGCTTCGATATAAGTTGATGCGTGAAGAAAATGAGGAGTACCTTGAAGCTGCTAATAATGGAGACTTAGTTGAAGTTGCGGATGCTCTTGGAGACATGCTTTATATATTGTGCGGAACAATAATTGAACACGGACTTCAACATAAAATAGAAGAAGTTTTTGAAGAAATTCAACGCAGCAATATGAGCAAGTTAGGAGCTGACGGTCAACCTATTTACCGTGAAGACGGAAAGGTCCTTAAAGGACCTAACTATTTTAAACCTGACATTGAATCGATACTTGGTAATTAA
- a CDS encoding SRPBCC family protein, translated as MKILKYFFFLLLILIIGTSIYIAVQPNEFEFSRSKIIEAPPAVVFNKVNDYKFWPEFSPWIEKEPTSKITYGDTTAGKHATYSWDGEVLGKGKMVTLDSDPFDEIEQKIVFIEPFNSESNIDWKFESVENGTKVTWAMSGEQDFMTKMYTTFMGSIEQNTAPDFERGLFKLDSIVVADMSKYTSSVNGLVDHSGGFYIYTTSSCKIDEVESKMRELMPKVGGYAISNNISFAGAPFSYIHKWDTENNAAIISFCIPTTSRVITSEDDILTGQLEPFKAVKATLKGNYEHLTETWEKALQYIEQNEISQIQNGPMLEVYVTDPNKNPNPAEWITEIYIAVDQQ; from the coding sequence ATGAAAATCCTAAAATATTTCTTTTTTCTTCTCCTCATTCTCATCATTGGCACCTCAATTTATATAGCTGTACAACCTAATGAATTTGAGTTCAGTAGAAGCAAAATTATTGAAGCGCCCCCGGCAGTAGTGTTTAATAAGGTTAATGATTATAAATTTTGGCCCGAATTTTCACCTTGGATTGAAAAAGAGCCTACTTCTAAAATTACATATGGAGATACTACGGCAGGTAAACATGCCACCTATTCTTGGGATGGAGAAGTATTAGGTAAAGGAAAAATGGTAACCCTAGATTCTGATCCTTTTGATGAAATTGAACAAAAAATTGTCTTTATAGAACCCTTTAATTCTGAATCTAATATAGATTGGAAGTTTGAATCTGTAGAAAATGGCACTAAAGTAACTTGGGCTATGAGTGGAGAACAGGATTTTATGACGAAGATGTATACTACATTTATGGGGTCTATAGAACAAAATACGGCACCCGATTTTGAAAGGGGTTTGTTCAAACTAGATAGTATCGTTGTTGCTGATATGTCTAAATACACTTCATCAGTTAATGGTTTGGTAGACCATAGTGGCGGATTTTATATTTATACCACTAGCTCCTGCAAAATTGATGAAGTAGAAAGCAAAATGAGGGAGCTTATGCCAAAAGTTGGGGGCTATGCAATATCTAATAATATTTCATTTGCCGGTGCACCCTTCTCCTATATTCACAAATGGGATACAGAGAATAATGCCGCTATCATTTCATTTTGTATACCCACAACCTCTCGTGTTATAACATCTGAAGATGACATCCTTACTGGCCAACTAGAACCATTTAAAGCGGTTAAAGCAACCTTAAAAGGCAATTATGAACATCTTACTGAAACTTGGGAAAAGGCCTTGCAATACATCGAGCAGAACGAAATCTCCCAAATTCAAAATGGTCCAATGCTAGAGGTATACGTAACCGACCCAAACAAAAATCCAAATCCTGCGGAATGGATTACGGAAATTTATATCGCTGTGGATCAACAATAA
- a CDS encoding ABC transporter permease → MNHLGLIIEREYLTKVRNKAFIIMTILSPLIFIALIMVVAYLTNLNNSKERTISILDETGLLKDAFVNTDLETYKFRENVGLENAKSLVKMDKDYGLLYVSKGKDSLELTNGVVFYSEETPSLTVISALENIVEQKLTQIKMQRNGVDVAKINNSRVRIDIDQESFSGETSSKLDNVLKLAFGGLSGYLLFMFIIIYGNMIMRSVIEEKTSRIIEIIISSVKPIQLMMGKIIGTSLAGITQFVIWLILGGIAMIIVSAVFGIDLAAMQSPQQDLVNQAIQDPAVQGKIANGMSAFFNLPILNLILAFVAFFLGGYLLYSSLYAAIGAAVDNETDTQQFMMPILVPLILAVYVGAFTVIEDPHGTVSVVFSFIPLTSPVVMLMRIPFGVPVWQQLLSLALLIGTFLLTVWFAAKIYRVGILMYGKRPSYKELFKWLKY, encoded by the coding sequence ATGAATCACCTAGGATTAATTATAGAGCGCGAATACCTTACTAAGGTTAGAAATAAAGCCTTTATAATAATGACAATTTTGAGCCCGCTTATTTTTATTGCGTTGATTATGGTGGTGGCTTACTTAACAAATTTAAATAATAGTAAGGAGCGTACGATAAGCATTTTAGATGAAACAGGGCTGCTCAAGGATGCTTTTGTAAATACGGATTTGGAAACTTATAAGTTTCGGGAGAATGTCGGTTTAGAGAATGCAAAGAGTCTGGTTAAGATGGATAAGGACTATGGACTTCTTTACGTCTCTAAAGGTAAGGATAGCCTTGAACTCACTAATGGTGTTGTCTTTTATTCTGAAGAAACACCCTCCTTAACCGTAATATCTGCACTTGAAAATATTGTTGAACAGAAACTCACCCAGATAAAGATGCAGCGCAATGGTGTAGATGTTGCCAAAATCAATAATTCTAGGGTACGGATAGATATAGACCAAGAAAGCTTTTCAGGTGAAACTTCTTCAAAACTTGATAATGTTTTGAAATTGGCTTTTGGAGGGTTATCGGGATATCTTCTTTTTATGTTCATAATTATATATGGTAATATGATAATGAGAAGTGTAATTGAAGAAAAAACCAGTAGGATTATTGAAATCATCATTTCATCTGTAAAGCCAATTCAATTGATGATGGGCAAAATTATTGGAACTTCTTTGGCTGGAATTACACAATTTGTGATCTGGTTAATTTTGGGTGGAATTGCAATGATCATTGTTTCTGCAGTTTTTGGTATTGATTTGGCTGCCATGCAAAGTCCACAGCAAGATCTTGTTAATCAAGCAATACAAGACCCAGCTGTTCAAGGAAAAATAGCTAATGGAATGTCGGCCTTTTTCAACCTTCCAATTTTAAACCTTATTTTGGCTTTTGTAGCGTTCTTTTTGGGAGGTTATTTATTATATAGCTCTTTATATGCAGCCATTGGTGCCGCAGTGGATAATGAAACGGATACTCAGCAATTTATGATGCCTATTTTGGTACCTTTAATTTTAGCTGTTTATGTCGGCGCATTTACTGTTATAGAAGATCCTCATGGTACCGTATCAGTTGTGTTTTCATTTATACCGCTTACCTCACCAGTGGTTATGTTGATGAGAATTCCTTTTGGGGTTCCGGTGTGGCAACAGCTATTATCTTTGGCCTTATTGATAGGAACTTTTTTATTAACGGTTTGGTTTGCTGCCAAAATTTATAGAGTTGGTATATTGATGTATGGTAAACGTCCAAGCTACAAAGAGTTGTTTAAATGGTTAAAGTATTAA
- the mnmD gene encoding tRNA (5-methylaminomethyl-2-thiouridine)(34)-methyltransferase MnmD — protein MKRKIIETGDGSKTIKILDWNEQYHSVHGAISEARHVYIDAGLNYVLNNNVGQNLFNVLEIGLGTGLNVLLTSIYLEKLEIEVNYIGVEAYPVEEEEYLNLNYPELLGDYKDMFLQIHQIPWSIPKRITDNFSLEKVQLLFSDITYENKFDLIYFDAFGPRVQPELWTEEIFKKMYSSLAPGGVLVTYSSKGDVRRAMMASGFNVKKIPGPPGKREMVRALKLP, from the coding sequence GTGAAACGTAAAATTATAGAAACCGGAGACGGCTCTAAAACTATTAAAATACTTGATTGGAATGAGCAATACCATTCCGTACATGGCGCTATTTCTGAAGCACGTCATGTATATATCGATGCAGGCTTAAATTATGTACTGAATAACAATGTAGGCCAGAATTTATTTAATGTTTTAGAAATTGGCTTGGGTACTGGCCTCAATGTTCTGTTAACTTCCATTTATTTGGAAAAATTGGAGATTGAGGTAAATTATATTGGTGTAGAGGCCTATCCGGTGGAGGAAGAGGAATATCTTAATTTAAATTATCCGGAATTATTGGGAGATTATAAAGATATGTTTTTACAAATCCACCAAATTCCTTGGTCTATCCCTAAAAGAATTACTGATAATTTTTCATTGGAAAAAGTTCAATTACTATTTTCCGACATCACTTACGAAAATAAATTCGACCTGATTTATTTTGATGCATTCGGTCCCCGAGTTCAGCCCGAACTTTGGACGGAGGAAATATTCAAAAAAATGTATTCTTCATTGGCGCCTGGTGGCGTATTGGTGACTTACTCTTCTAAAGGAGATGTTAGAAGGGCTATGATGGCATCTGGATTTAATGTCAAAAAAATTCCTGGGCCACCTGGAAAGAGAGAAATGGTGAGAGCCTTAAAACTTCCTTAA
- a CDS encoding TIGR01777 family oxidoreductase: MRVLITGATGLIGAAIIEQLISIGWNVNFLTRSKDSIDMAKFGQGFLWDPDKGTIDLACFKDVDVIINLAGATIAKRWTKSYKQKIINSRTQSLELLFKSLKQLDCDVQQVISASAIGLYPSSLTKYYEESTDEIASNFLGKTVEVWESKADLFNQLNIKVSIVRIGLVLDNEEGALPKMVHPIKLGLGAAFGNGDQWQSWIHIEDLAGIMVHILEEELEGVFNAVAPNPVTNKELTETIAKVLNKPLVLPNIPKAIMKLGLGEMHQLLFDSQRVSSAKIEETGYSFKYPNVQPALEELLNK, translated from the coding sequence ATGAGAGTATTAATTACAGGAGCAACGGGTTTAATAGGCGCCGCTATCATAGAACAGCTCATTTCTATAGGTTGGAATGTTAATTTTCTAACCCGTTCTAAGGATTCTATCGATATGGCCAAATTTGGACAGGGATTTCTGTGGGACCCTGACAAAGGAACAATTGATTTGGCATGTTTTAAAGATGTCGATGTCATTATAAATTTGGCAGGTGCTACAATTGCAAAACGTTGGACTAAATCCTATAAACAAAAGATAATAAATAGCAGGACCCAATCTTTGGAGTTGTTATTTAAATCATTAAAACAATTGGATTGCGATGTTCAGCAAGTAATCTCGGCAAGTGCGATTGGCCTTTACCCTTCCTCGCTCACCAAATATTATGAGGAAAGTACGGATGAAATAGCATCAAATTTTCTTGGTAAAACGGTGGAAGTCTGGGAAAGTAAGGCTGACTTATTCAATCAATTGAACATTAAAGTATCTATAGTTAGGATTGGTTTAGTCCTGGATAATGAGGAGGGAGCTCTTCCCAAAATGGTTCATCCAATTAAATTAGGACTAGGGGCTGCATTTGGGAACGGTGATCAATGGCAATCTTGGATACATATAGAAGATTTAGCCGGTATTATGGTACATATTTTGGAAGAGGAGCTCGAAGGCGTGTTTAACGCGGTTGCGCCAAATCCTGTAACCAATAAAGAGCTGACAGAAACCATCGCCAAGGTTTTAAATAAACCCCTTGTTTTGCCAAACATTCCTAAGGCTATAATGAAACTAGGTTTAGGGGAAATGCATCAATTATTGTTTGATAGTCAACGTGTGAGCTCAGCAAAAATTGAAGAAACCGGATATAGTTTTAAATATCCTAACGTTCAACCAGCTTTGGAAGAACTTTTAAATAAATAA
- a CDS encoding YceI family protein, translated as MNFNLAKYTAIAAVTIMSFSCNDKAKEAETSEAETVAVSETTGIDFTVDTTSSKIEWKGFKPTSHHFGTVSIDEGSFKVNNGTIESGMFIIDMNSIAVNDLEGNRKANLENHLMGTVEGKEGDFFNVREYPTATFEITEFSKGDDGKTLLSGNLNLKGKKNNITIPVNINENGENVVLESEPFTIDRTKWDVNFGSKSIFDNLGDNFINDDIELKITINANKA; from the coding sequence ATGAACTTTAATTTAGCAAAATACACGGCAATTGCTGCTGTAACCATTATGTCATTTAGCTGCAACGACAAAGCCAAAGAAGCTGAAACTTCAGAGGCTGAAACAGTTGCTGTTAGTGAAACTACAGGAATAGATTTCACGGTGGATACTACTAGCTCTAAAATAGAATGGAAAGGCTTTAAGCCAACCAGCCATCACTTCGGAACTGTAAGTATTGATGAAGGTTCTTTTAAAGTAAATAACGGTACCATTGAAAGCGGAATGTTTATTATAGATATGAACTCTATAGCGGTTAATGATTTAGAAGGAAACAGAAAAGCAAACCTTGAAAATCACCTTATGGGTACTGTTGAAGGAAAAGAGGGAGACTTCTTTAACGTAAGGGAATACCCTACTGCAACCTTTGAGATAACCGAATTTTCAAAGGGAGACGATGGAAAAACATTATTATCAGGTAACCTAAACTTGAAAGGAAAAAAGAATAATATCACCATCCCTGTAAACATCAATGAAAATGGCGAAAATGTTGTTTTAGAAAGTGAGCCTTTTACAATAGACAGAACAAAATGGGATGTTAATTTCGGTTCAAAATCTATTTTTGATAATCTTGGAGACAACTTTATCAATGATGATATTGAGTTAAAAATTACAATCAACGCCAATAAAGCATAG
- a CDS encoding ABC transporter ATP-binding protein, whose translation MENLLVADSVSKNFGKFKALNNVSISVPKGSIFGLLGPNGAGKTTFIRIINQITMSDTGSVMLDGEPLKSSHIEDIGYLPEERGLYKTMKVGEQALYLAQLKGLSKSEARTRLKYWFDKLEIGDWWNRKIQELSKGQAQKIQFIVTVLHKPKLLIFDEPFSGFDPINANLIKDEILQLRNEGATVIFSTHRMESVEELCDHIALIHKSNKVLDGKLIDIKRQYKTNTFEVGLQTSDVDDLTQDLKSKFEVLPATFKNLHDDIKLNIRLKPEESSNDLLRYLTGRSEVHHFVEVIPSANEIFIQTVSNN comes from the coding sequence ATGGAGAATCTATTGGTTGCCGACTCCGTCTCCAAAAACTTCGGAAAATTTAAGGCCCTTAACAACGTTTCAATATCAGTTCCTAAAGGAAGTATTTTTGGACTTTTGGGTCCAAACGGAGCTGGAAAAACTACATTTATTCGTATTATCAATCAGATAACTATGTCAGATACTGGCTCGGTAATGTTGGATGGTGAACCATTGAAATCCTCCCATATCGAGGATATTGGTTATCTGCCAGAAGAAAGAGGATTATACAAAACCATGAAAGTGGGTGAACAGGCCTTGTATTTGGCTCAGTTAAAGGGGTTGAGCAAATCTGAGGCAAGGACTAGATTGAAATATTGGTTTGATAAATTAGAAATTGGCGATTGGTGGAACCGAAAAATTCAAGAATTGAGTAAGGGTCAGGCGCAAAAAATTCAGTTTATAGTTACAGTATTACACAAACCAAAATTGTTGATTTTTGATGAACCCTTTTCAGGTTTCGATCCTATTAATGCAAATCTTATTAAGGATGAGATACTACAATTGAGAAATGAAGGAGCTACGGTTATTTTTTCAACCCACAGAATGGAATCTGTTGAAGAGCTTTGTGACCATATTGCATTAATCCATAAATCAAATAAGGTTTTGGATGGTAAACTCATAGACATTAAACGGCAATACAAAACCAATACGTTTGAAGTAGGCTTGCAAACATCGGATGTTGATGATTTAACGCAAGATTTGAAATCTAAATTTGAGGTGTTGCCGGCAACTTTTAAAAACCTACATGACGATATAAAATTGAATATTAGACTTAAACCCGAAGAATCTTCTAACGATTTGTTACGATATTTAACAGGAAGGTCTGAAGTTCACCATTTTGTGGAGGTTATTCCAAGTGCAAATGAAATTTTTATTCAAACGGTAAGCAATAATTAA
- a CDS encoding branched-chain amino acid aminotransferase, with the protein MKITKVETSKIDKVDFSNLPFGSVFTDHMVICDYKNGQWSEPYIKPYSELTLQPSARVFHYGQAVFEGMKAYKDSDGKIWMFRPEDNFIRINKSAARLAMPELPKEYFFQSLEALLKLESDWIKPGKGNSLYIRPFMIASDPMIAASPGEEYKFIIICSPAQSYYAGKVKVMIAQKYSRAADGGVGFAKAAGNYASQFYPTNLAKQKGFQQVIWTDANTHQFLEEAGTMNIFFRIGDKLITAPTNDRILDGVTRKSVLQIAQDKGIDCEVRPVKVAEIIEAAENNNLLEVFGTGTAAVISEVSAVGFKDKVYDLPTLDNDYASIIKNAIFEIQYNEADDPYGWRYAVD; encoded by the coding sequence ATGAAAATTACTAAAGTAGAGACTTCCAAAATCGACAAAGTTGATTTTTCCAATCTGCCATTCGGCAGTGTTTTCACTGACCATATGGTTATTTGCGACTATAAAAATGGGCAATGGAGTGAACCATATATTAAGCCTTATAGTGAATTAACACTACAACCATCTGCAAGAGTCTTCCACTATGGCCAAGCAGTTTTTGAAGGAATGAAGGCTTATAAGGATTCTGATGGGAAAATTTGGATGTTTAGACCTGAAGATAATTTCATCCGTATTAACAAATCGGCCGCAAGATTGGCTATGCCTGAGCTTCCAAAGGAATATTTCTTTCAAAGTTTAGAGGCGTTGCTAAAATTGGAAAGTGATTGGATTAAACCTGGTAAAGGGAATTCTTTGTATATCCGACCATTTATGATTGCCTCTGACCCGATGATTGCTGCATCACCTGGAGAAGAATACAAATTTATTATTATATGCTCTCCCGCCCAATCTTATTATGCAGGAAAGGTAAAAGTAATGATAGCCCAAAAATATAGCCGTGCCGCTGATGGAGGTGTTGGTTTTGCGAAGGCTGCAGGAAATTATGCTAGCCAATTTTACCCTACCAATTTGGCTAAACAAAAAGGTTTTCAACAAGTAATTTGGACAGATGCAAATACCCACCAATTTCTTGAGGAAGCTGGTACCATGAATATCTTTTTTAGAATAGGTGACAAATTAATTACAGCACCTACCAATGATAGGATATTAGATGGTGTAACCCGGAAAAGTGTATTGCAAATTGCACAAGACAAAGGAATTGATTGTGAGGTCCGTCCGGTAAAAGTTGCAGAAATTATTGAAGCTGCCGAAAATAATAATTTATTGGAAGTTTTTGGAACGGGTACTGCCGCTGTAATAAGTGAAGTTAGTGCGGTTGGCTTTAAGGATAAGGTCTATGATCTTCCTACATTAGATAATGATTATGCCAGCATCATTAAAAATGCCATCTTCGAAATTCAATACAATGAGGCCGACGATCCTTATGGATGGCGTTATGCAGTCGATTAA
- a CDS encoding mechanosensitive ion channel family protein, protein MKRFKEFLDYSISVTQDVEITVRAVLILCVVLIFTAVLLRLLRRILTRNLPFDDKKKFDAVFSFGRWVVYLIIMLITFHTLGVNVTGIFAASAALLIGIGLALQTLFQDIIAGIFILIDQTVHVGDIIELEGRIGKVEEIKLRSTRTITIDNKVLVIPNHLYLTNSLYNWTQNGTTVRDSVSVGVAYGSDIHLVKDLLTQAATEHPEVLSDPPVTVVFKDFGESSLDFKVVFTLNDGFRAQFVQSEIRFRIDELFREHKVTIPFPQRDIHLFQPKPNSDSSI, encoded by the coding sequence ATGAAGCGATTTAAGGAATTTCTCGATTATTCTATTTCTGTTACACAGGATGTAGAAATAACTGTTCGGGCAGTTCTTATTCTTTGTGTTGTTCTTATTTTCACGGCAGTTCTCCTGCGATTATTAAGGAGAATCTTAACCCGTAATCTTCCATTTGATGATAAGAAGAAATTCGATGCCGTCTTTTCCTTTGGGCGATGGGTTGTATATCTAATAATCATGCTAATTACCTTCCATACTTTGGGGGTAAATGTAACCGGTATTTTTGCAGCCTCAGCGGCCTTATTAATTGGTATTGGTTTAGCTTTGCAAACCTTATTCCAGGATATAATTGCTGGAATATTTATACTAATAGACCAAACGGTACATGTTGGTGATATTATCGAACTTGAAGGGAGAATTGGCAAGGTTGAGGAAATAAAGTTGAGAAGTACAAGAACCATTACTATAGATAATAAAGTTTTGGTTATTCCTAATCATCTATATCTAACCAATAGTCTTTATAATTGGACACAAAACGGAACTACGGTAAGAGATTCTGTTTCTGTTGGTGTGGCATATGGAAGTGATATTCATTTGGTTAAAGATCTTCTTACACAGGCTGCTACCGAGCACCCTGAGGTACTAAGCGATCCGCCTGTTACGGTGGTCTTTAAGGATTTTGGTGAAAGTTCCTTAGACTTTAAGGTAGTATTTACCTTGAATGATGGCTTTAGAGCACAATTTGTTCAAAGTGAAATACGTTTTAGGATTGATGAATTGTTCAGAGAGCATAAAGTTACCATACCTTTTCCTCAAAGGGATATTCATCTATTTCAACCAAAGCCAAATTCCGACAGTTCTATATGA